The following are encoded in a window of Arctopsyche grandis isolate Sample6627 chromosome 4, ASM5162203v2, whole genome shotgun sequence genomic DNA:
- the RpS25 gene encoding ribosomal protein S25 — protein MPPKKDAKPSAKQPQKTQKKKEGSGGGKAKKKKWSKGKVRDKLNNQVLFDKATYEKLLKEVPSYKLITPAVVSERLKIRGSLARRALIELRDKGLIKQVVQHHGQVIYTRTTKGDDPVA, from the exons ATG CCGCCCAAGAAGGATGCCAAGCCTTCGGCTAAACAGCCGCAGAAGACACAAAAGAAGAAGGAGGGATCAGGAGGTGGAAAGGCCAAGAAGAAG AAGTGGTCCAAAGGAAAAGTTCGCGACAAGTTAAACAACCAGGTGTTGTTCGACAAGGCTACCTATGAGAAGCTGCTGAAGGAAGTTCCTTCGTACAAACTAATCACACCCGCTGTTGTATCTGAAAGGCTAAAAATCAGAGGGTCGCTTGCAAGACGAGCTCTCATCGAACTTAGGGATAAAG gGTTAATTAAGCAAGTTGTACAGCACCACGGTCAAGTAATTTACACACGAACAACCAAGGGAGACGACCCCGTggcttaa
- the Sec10 gene encoding exocyst complex component Sec10: protein MMNQYLKELEQEPFDPDEFVERLAWRATKEGGSSKPFNPELVHETFTRAIEDLKVLQDRQERKCLRLEQALKEEEETFAMKLAQLQDQHKRSVGVFSELDERINWAGGRALQVGEQLGAAQRPRSRAAAALALLTLLSDFLSPGPVHNEIFNDASKIDEAADMIQKLYMIAQELPAEKFEAAKKKIEAKYNEIERTLIEEFVRSQNAGNITRMKEIAAILTHFKGYSQCVDAFIETSQMNSFNTKEVFSGILPMCETNYVIIKSVFSNPDQVMSKFILNIFHLKLQKYIQTRLSDRSDLDKYLKNLYEMYTSTQKVCEDLSSLGEVASLGLLGRLGALGGAIGKPLETYFPTEQQRLSTTFSTALQRYYASKQHTRQKKQGGLQYIQSVISTRANINIAPVENYGGETFLSEELATQMLQEAKTSFIRCKVLSAPNELASNATELTEILVQQLLVEHCDYAVDLGLQSMPIVENKTTPKIHFFEVVKQCNAIVHLFEKHFQEYILPCVSSTSKQSICLQKKNVTLEQLESKLDAGLERSISIIISWVKLYLQTEQKKTDFKPEGDVDTLASSACLTVVSYLNTTLTRISDCLDGENIRAVTQELGIRLHRVIYEHLMTFQFNSAGAMCAICDVNEYRKIMSGANIPPLISELFNTLHALCNLLLVKPENLQQVCEGETLAELDRSILLQFVQLRSDFKSKKLGTLLKGSNS, encoded by the exons ATGATGAACCAATACTTAAAAGAATTAGAACAA GAACCGTTTGATCCCGACGAATTCGTCGAAAGATTAGCATGGAGAGCGACCAAAGAAGGTGGCTCTTCTAAACCTTTTAATCCTGAACTCGTTCACGAAACATTCACTCGAGCAATTGAAGACCTCAAA gtTCTACAAGACCGACAGGAGAGAAAATGCTTGCGCTTAGAACAAGCTTTAAAAGAAGAAGAGGAGACTTTCGCGATGAAATTAGCCCAATTACAAGATCAACATAAA CGTTCAGTGGGTGTATTCTCTGAATTGGACGAGCGAATAAATTGGGCTGGTGGTCGAGCTTTACAAGTGGGAGAACAATTAGGAGCAGCACAGCGTCCTCGTTCTCGAGCTGCTGCAGCCTTAGCCCTTCTGACCTTGCTCTCCGATTTTTTATCACCGGGACCCGTCcacaatgaaatatttaatgatgCTTCAAag ATAGATGAAGCAGCTGATATGATTCAAAAACTATACATGATCGCTCAAGAACTACCAGCGGAAAAATTTGAAGCTgcaaaaaagaaaatagaagCCAAGTATAATGAAATAGAACGCACTCTTATCGAAGAATTTGTCAGGTCTCAAAATGCTGGAAATATAACAAGGATGAAAGAGATAGCTGCCATATTGACGCACTTTAAAGGCTATTCACAATGCGTTGACGCTTTCATTGAAACAAGTCAAATG aATTCTTTCAATACAAAAGAAGTGTTTTCAGGCATATTGCCAATGTGTGAAACAAATTACGTTATTataaaaagtgtattttcaaatCCCGACCAAGTCAtgagtaaatttattttgaatatattccatttaaagttgcaaaaatacattcaaactAGATTGTCAGATAGAAGTGATCTtgataaatatttgaagaaTCTTTATGAAATGTATACCAG cACTCAAAAAGTTTGTGAAGATTTGTCATCTTTGGGTGAAGTGGCTTCACTCGGTTTGCTGGGTAGATTGGGAGCTCTCGGTGGTGCCATCGGAAAGCCTTTAGAAACTTATTTTCCAACTGAACAACAACGATTAAGTACAACCTTCTCAACTGCTCTACAGCGCTACTATGCCTCGAAACAGCATACAAGACAAAAGAAACAAGGAGG CCTGCAATACATTCAATCTGTGATCAGCACGAGGGCTAATATAAACATTGCACCAGTAGAAAATTATGGTGGAGAAACATTTTTATCGGAAGAATTAGCAACACAGATGCTTCAAGAAGCGAAGACTTCTTTCATTAGATGTAAAGTT cTGTCGGCTCCCAACGAACTGGCTTCTAATGCGACTGAACTTACGGAGATTCTCGTTCAACAGCTTCTTGTTGAACATTGCGATTATGCTGTAGATTTAGGCTTACAAAGTATGCcaatcgttgaaaataaaacaactcCAAAG atacactTTTTTGAAGTAGTAAAGCAGTGTAATGCCATAGTTCActtatttgaaaaacatttcCAAGAGTATATCTTACCATGCGTAAG ctCTACTTCAAAGCAGTCAATAtgtttacaaaagaaaaacgtAACGCTTGAACAACTTGAATCCAAACTTGATGCTGGTTTGGAACGCTCAATATCGATTATCATATCTTGGGTGAAACTTTATTTACAAACAGAACAGAAGAAAACGGATTTTAAACCAGAAGGCGATGTTGATACATTAGCTTCAAgt GCATGCCTAACTGTTGTAAGCTATTTGAATACCACACTCACACGTATATCTGATTGTTTGGATGGGGAAAACATAAGAGCTGTTACTCAAGAGCTTGGAATACGATTGCACCGAGTTATATATGAACACCTCATGACATTCCAGTTTAATTCTGCAG gtGCTATGTGTGCAATTTGTGATGTAAACGAATATAGGAAAATCATGTCGGGAGCCAATATACCTCCGCTAATCAGTGAACTGTTTAATACATTACATGCGTTGTGTAATTTGTTGCTAGTAAAGCCTGAAAATTTACAACAAGTCTGTGAAGGAGAAACATTG GCCGAACTTGACCGTTCAATTCTGCTACAGTTTGTACAGTTGCGGTCTGATTTCAAGTCAAAAAAATTAGGTACATTATTAAAAGGCTCAAAttcgtaa